A genomic window from Nicotiana sylvestris chromosome 11, ASM39365v2, whole genome shotgun sequence includes:
- the LOC104236657 gene encoding uncharacterized protein codes for MKESSLMRVLFCKIHCPFICFCKPSAAHLYTSGPLKLESGPHVTPTLVSDQQSVVAEVKEESSLDGNQLPENDLKSCIRKSPNSSKEIDKKRVQWMDNIGKELTEIKEFESSETGDTDTEEETRHCLCIIL; via the exons AGTTTGATGAGGGTTTTGTTCTGCAAAATCCATTGTCCATTTATTTGCTTCTGTAAACCCTCTGCTGCTCATCTTTACACTTCAGGTccattgaaactggaaagtggcCCACATGTCACTCCAACACTTGTTTCTGATCAACAATCTGTTGTTGCTGAGGTCAAAGAAGAGAGTTCTTTAGATGGAAACCAACTTCCTGAAAATGATCTTAAAAGCTGTATTAGGAAAAGTCCTAATTCTTCAAAGGAAATTGACAAGAAGAGAGTTCAATGGATGGATAACATAGGGAAAGAACTTACTGAGATCAAGGAGTTTGAATCCAG TGAAACGGGGGATACTGATACTGAAGAGGAGACAAGACATTGTCTATGCATTATTCTTTGA
- the LOC104236664 gene encoding receptor-like protein 46: protein MTKPCLLLLSLGFLSFFRAAFCCPIDQKQALLKFKSAFLKNAAAVNSSSSDAFFSFALVDWNSTSDCCTWDRVICDSKSNSKAVIALYLDSLVSLQSLEPVAVTSSVLAPLFGIKSLMMLILSSNHIKGQIPGEGIASLGNLVHLDLMQNNFTGSIPPQVFHLRHLQYLDLSENLLTGVLVPEVGFLQKLRTLKLDDNFLGGNIPVEIGNLSKIQELSLRNNHFSGGFPLSILNLKGLRVLDLRENLFSQQIPTEMGSLSNLSTLALSKNKLTGVIPSSIKNMTKLETLKLDNNMLTGEIPSWLFQMKALKNLFLGKNALKWNNNAKIVPQCMLSGLSLQSCDVVGLIPEWISSQRSIDYLDLSDNKLVGTFPQWLAEMELGTIILSDNNLTGSLLPSLFHSRSLSLLDLSRNRFSGELPENMGNATAIMILILAENSFSGKIPSSITNIYRLLLLDLSKNRLSGTIPFFDPTSFVAYVDLSFNDFSGDVPLTFSQETRILALGGNNFSGSLKRNLTNFYMLEHLDLHDNRITGEFPNFISEMSTLRSLNLRNNFLQGSVPCSISNLSKLQILDLSHNSFTGSIPSEVGNLVGMIETPSTFSSISFVFTFSIEYTDLIVNWKRSVQGLSSSASIDIYSWLDLSKNHLSGEIPSSIGKLRGLKMLNISYNGLKGKIPATVGNLENLESLDLSHNSLSGPIPQSFTKLQQLTTLDVSNNHLKGKIPVGGQMDTMDDPTYYANNSGGLCGFQIQLHCPENKSPQAMEPENESKEPWFAWEAMWVGFPFGFLVSILVIFLTGLFTPKKLTQQRSLLRRRAWN, encoded by the coding sequence ATGACTAAACCATGCCTACTGCTTCTTTCACTGGGATTTCTCAGTTTCTTTAGAGCTGCTTTTTGCTGTCCAATTGATCAAAAACAAGCCCTTCTCAAGTTTAAATCTGCATTCCTCAAGAATGCTGCTGCTGTTAATTCATCTTCTTCAGATGCTTTCTTCAGCTTTGCACTAGTGGACTGGAATTCCACCTCCGATTGTTGTACTTGGGATAGAGTCATTTGTGACTCTAAATCAAATTCTAAAGCTGTCATTGCTCTCTATCTGGATTCCCTTGTTTCTCTTCAATCTCTTGAACCTGTTGCGGTCACTTCTTCTGTTTTGGCACCCCTTTTCGGAATAAAATCTTTGATGATGCTTATCTTGTCCTCAAATCACATAAAAGGCCAAATACCGGGTGAAGGGATCGCCAGTCTTGGAAACTTAGTTCATCTTGACTTGATGCAGAATAACTTTACTGGCTCTATTCCTCCACAAGTTTTTCACTTAAGGCACCTCCAATATCTAGACTTGAGTGAGAATTTGCTTACTGGTGTTTTGGTTCCTGAAGTAGGATTTCTTCAAAAGTTGAGAACATTGAAGCTTGATGACAACTTTCTTGGTGGAAACATTCCCGTGGAGATTGGAAACCTCAGCAAGATTCAAGAATTGTCCCTCAGAAACAACCACTTTTCTGGTGGATTCCCACTTTCTATATTGAACTTGAAGGGATTGCGAGTGTTGGATTTAAGGGAAAATCTATTTTCGCAGCAGATTCCAACTGAGATGGGGAGCTTGTCAAATCTCTCTACTTTGGCCTTGAGCAAGAACAAGCTGACTGGTGTCATTCCAAGTTCAATAAAGAACATGACCAAATTGGAGACTCTTAAATTGGATAACAATATGCTTACTGGGGAGATTCCATCTTGGTTATTCCAAATGAAGGCTCTGAAAAATCTGTTTCTTGGAAAAAATGCATTGAAATGGAACAACAATGCCAAGATAGTGCCTCAATGCATGTTGTCTGGACTGTCCCTTCAGTCTTGCGACGTTGTAGGACTGATACCAGAATGGATTTCTTCACAAAGAAGTATTGATTACTTGGATTTGAGTGACAACAAGCTCGTCGGAACTTTCCCTCAGTGGCTTGCAGAAATGGAACTTGGAACTATTATTCTGTCAGATAACAATCTCACAGGTTCTCTCCTTCCTAGTCTCTTCCATTCCAGAAGTCTATCTCTTCTTGACCTTTCAAGAAACAGGTTTTCGGGGGAGCTCCCAGAAAACATGGGTAATGCTACCGCGATtatgattctcatattggctgaGAACAGTTTCTCTGGAAAAATTCCGAGCTCCATCACCAATATTTATCGTTTGTTACTGTTGGACTTGTCAAAGAACAGACTTTCTGGCACAATTCCATTTTTTGATCCAACTTCTTTTGTTGCATATGTTGACTTATCCTTTAATGACTTCTCTGGTGATGTTCCTCTAACCTTTTCACAAGAAACCAGGATTTTAGCCTTAGGGGGAAACAATTTTTCAGGGAGTTTGAAGAGGAACCTGACCAATTTTTACATGCTTGAGCATCTTGATCTTCATGACAACAGAATTACAGGAGAATTCCCAAATTTTATCTCAGAAATGTCCACACTTAGAAGCTTGAATTTGAGGAATAATTTCCTACAAGGTTCAGTTCCTTGTAGCATTTCCAACTTAAGTAAGCTTCAAATACTTGACTTGTCACACAACAGTTTCACTGGAAGCATCCCTTCAGAGGTCGGAAATCTAGTTGGAATGATTGAAACGCCAAGTACGTTCTCATCAATATCATTCGTTTTCACCTTCTCAATTGAATACACTGACCTGATAGTGAACtggaagaggtcagtacaaggtcTGTCATCGAGTGCCAGCATCGACATCTACTCTTGGCTGGACTTGTCAAAAAACCATCTTTCTGGTGAAATACCATCTTCTATAGGCAAACTTAGAGGACTAAAGATGCTTAACATCTCTTACAATGGCCTTAAAGGAAAAATTCCAGCAACTGTTGGGAATTTAGAGAATCTTGAGAGTTTAGATTTGTCTCACAACAGTCTCTCTGGTCCAATACCTCAATCCTTTACAAAGCTTCAACAACTCACTACTCTGGATGTCAGCAATAACCATCTAAAGGGTAAAATCCCAGTTGGTGGCCAAATGGATACAATGGATGATCCAACTTATTATGCTAATAATAGTGGTGGTCTTTGTGGCTTCCAAATTCAACTGCACTGTCCTGAAAACAAGTCACCACAAGCAATGGAACCAGAGAATGAGAGCAAAGAGCCATGGTTTGCATGGGAAGCAATGTGGGTAGGATTCCCATTTGGTTTCCTTGTATCAATTCTAGTCATATTTCTTACTGGACTTTTCACCCCCAAGAAGCTTACACAACAGCGTAGCCTCCTAAGAAGGCGCGCTTGGAACTGA